One window of Acropora palmata chromosome 1, jaAcrPala1.3, whole genome shotgun sequence genomic DNA carries:
- the LOC141878365 gene encoding uncharacterized protein LOC141878365 isoform X1 — MFSLQDISTGCLEIESLSNKGDCDEDDSLSIHSDGQTDNMSEEFPLDNKVTLRLKMGEDKTTENCDTTTRSNVDNHDRVSISRQADTRVSEYNSRVKLPKDNMGSSSEAAGEQLMKVYTIASKLHENESHEALCSPSATFSLERKMNPRALDREVYASDVTSRHIAQPTRLIEGCLDNQTSIYQTVSFVPMVSTRAFVPFQDINAYNDTHRSLTSYEMSIQRKPGCNCPCHISTSPHVLASEVKIQRPSVIMVPAKRDDKISDASSKQVDAVAPRSYMLKQANLPSVQRHEIHELAESDSSDDDEDGEREKYFRVSLDGTTARFKLTREDWERIPINTFPSGGRLLSGDWTRIFLQKVKESNPWCSLRFKNNHVRSENSRKIHSAVFFRGGAECKRPECNVKVRFVIRKEMGKHVDVTYVGNVCHSANPGVSSARKRRQVHSSRSPSYLHGSG, encoded by the exons atgttttcgTTACAAGATATCAGCACTGGGTGTCTAGAAATTGAGAGTCTTTCAAACAAAGGCGATTGTGATGAAGACGACAGCCTCAGCATTCACTCAGATGGACAGACAGACAACATGTCAGAAGAATTTCCCTTGGACAACAAAGTAACACTACGTCTTAAAATGGGTGAGGACAAAACTACAGAGAACTGCGACACGACGACGAGGAGCAACGTGGATAACCACGACAGAGTATCGATAAGTCGACAAGCAGACACGCGAGTTTCCGAATACAATTCGCGTGTTAAATTGCCGAAGGATAATATGGGTTCGTCTTCGGAAGCAGCGGGCGAACAGCTTATGAAAGTATATACAATTGCTTCGAAATTGCATGAGAATGAGAGCCACGAAGCATTGTGTTCACCTTCAGCGACATTTAGCTTGGAACGCAAGATGAACCCTCGGGCACTGGATCGAGAAGTTTATGCCAGCGATGTGACGTCAAGACATATTGCACAGCCAACTAGGTTAATCGAGGGATGTCTCGATAATCAGACTAGCATTTACCAGACAGTGTCTTTTGTCCCTATGGTCTCCACCAGAGCGTTTGTACCTTTCCAAGACATCAACGCATACAATGATACCCACAGATCCCTGACATCGTATGAGATGAGCATCCAGCGAAAACCCGGTTGCAACTGCCCCTGTCACATTTCTACATCGCCTCATGTCCTTGCGTCCGAGGTAAAAATCCAACGGCCATCAGTTATTATGGTTCCTGCCAAAAGAGATGACAAAATATCGGACGCTTCATCGAAG CAGGTTGACGCAGTGGCTCCGCGGTCATATATGTTGAAACAAGCAAATTTACCAAGTGTCCAACgacatgaaattcatgaatTG GCTGAATCAGATTCATCTGATGATGACGAAGATGGAGAACGTGAAAAGTACTTCAGGGTGAGCCTCGATGGGACGACAGCCAGGTTTAAGCTGACGAGAGAAGACTGGGAGAGAATTCCCATCAACACTTTCCCGAGCGGCGGCCGGTTGCTGAGTGGCGACTGGACTCGAATCTTTcttcaaaaagtaaaagaaagtaACCCATGGTGCAGTTTGCGCTTCAAGAACAATCACGTGAGATCAGAAAATTCCCGCAAAATTCATTCAGCGGTGTTCTTCAGAGGAGGTGCGGAGTGCAAGCGCCCAGAATGCAACGTTAAAGTGCGATTTGTTATCCGCAAAGAGATGGGAAAACACGTGGATGTGACGTATGTTGGTAACGTGTGTCACAGCGCAAATCCTGGCGTAAGTAGTGCGAGGAAAAGAAGACAAGTGCATTCATCACGCTCGCCGTCCTATCTGCATGGGTCCGGGTGA
- the LOC141878365 gene encoding uncharacterized protein LOC141878365 isoform X2, which translates to MFSLQDISTGCLEIESLSNKGDCDEDDSLSIHSDGQTDNMSEEFPLDNKVTLRLKMGEDKTTENCDTTTRSNVDNHDRVSISRQADTRVSEYNSRVKLPKDNMGSSSEAAGEQLMKVYTIASKLHENESHEALCSPSATFSLERKMNPRALDREVYASDVTSRHIAQPTRLIEGCLDNQTSIYQTVSFVPMVSTRAFVPFQDINAYNDTHRSLTSYEMSIQRKPGCNCPCHISTSPHVLASEVKIQRPSVIMVPAKRDDKISDASSKVDAVAPRSYMLKQANLPSVQRHEIHELAESDSSDDDEDGEREKYFRVSLDGTTARFKLTREDWERIPINTFPSGGRLLSGDWTRIFLQKVKESNPWCSLRFKNNHVRSENSRKIHSAVFFRGGAECKRPECNVKVRFVIRKEMGKHVDVTYVGNVCHSANPGVSSARKRRQVHSSRSPSYLHGSG; encoded by the exons atgttttcgTTACAAGATATCAGCACTGGGTGTCTAGAAATTGAGAGTCTTTCAAACAAAGGCGATTGTGATGAAGACGACAGCCTCAGCATTCACTCAGATGGACAGACAGACAACATGTCAGAAGAATTTCCCTTGGACAACAAAGTAACACTACGTCTTAAAATGGGTGAGGACAAAACTACAGAGAACTGCGACACGACGACGAGGAGCAACGTGGATAACCACGACAGAGTATCGATAAGTCGACAAGCAGACACGCGAGTTTCCGAATACAATTCGCGTGTTAAATTGCCGAAGGATAATATGGGTTCGTCTTCGGAAGCAGCGGGCGAACAGCTTATGAAAGTATATACAATTGCTTCGAAATTGCATGAGAATGAGAGCCACGAAGCATTGTGTTCACCTTCAGCGACATTTAGCTTGGAACGCAAGATGAACCCTCGGGCACTGGATCGAGAAGTTTATGCCAGCGATGTGACGTCAAGACATATTGCACAGCCAACTAGGTTAATCGAGGGATGTCTCGATAATCAGACTAGCATTTACCAGACAGTGTCTTTTGTCCCTATGGTCTCCACCAGAGCGTTTGTACCTTTCCAAGACATCAACGCATACAATGATACCCACAGATCCCTGACATCGTATGAGATGAGCATCCAGCGAAAACCCGGTTGCAACTGCCCCTGTCACATTTCTACATCGCCTCATGTCCTTGCGTCCGAGGTAAAAATCCAACGGCCATCAGTTATTATGGTTCCTGCCAAAAGAGATGACAAAATATCGGACGCTTCATCGAAG GTTGACGCAGTGGCTCCGCGGTCATATATGTTGAAACAAGCAAATTTACCAAGTGTCCAACgacatgaaattcatgaatTG GCTGAATCAGATTCATCTGATGATGACGAAGATGGAGAACGTGAAAAGTACTTCAGGGTGAGCCTCGATGGGACGACAGCCAGGTTTAAGCTGACGAGAGAAGACTGGGAGAGAATTCCCATCAACACTTTCCCGAGCGGCGGCCGGTTGCTGAGTGGCGACTGGACTCGAATCTTTcttcaaaaagtaaaagaaagtaACCCATGGTGCAGTTTGCGCTTCAAGAACAATCACGTGAGATCAGAAAATTCCCGCAAAATTCATTCAGCGGTGTTCTTCAGAGGAGGTGCGGAGTGCAAGCGCCCAGAATGCAACGTTAAAGTGCGATTTGTTATCCGCAAAGAGATGGGAAAACACGTGGATGTGACGTATGTTGGTAACGTGTGTCACAGCGCAAATCCTGGCGTAAGTAGTGCGAGGAAAAGAAGACAAGTGCATTCATCACGCTCGCCGTCCTATCTGCATGGGTCCGGGTGA
- the LOC141878317 gene encoding uncharacterized protein LOC141878317: MMYSLHDITTASRKRERVSGDDGVDEDHETASNHSDDQMDRMSEEYPLENNNIINIKDREHKFDNERITATSEEPSHFNDISISRRSGTSSSLTAVENTSARQAHAFGTRSTEGDSINGQPTASVYRNGLEPLPNSENDRKVNARINEPRRSPQENFNPEREREATYRTVWIAGNDQKIIQSPATPQHVTLDGQNESFYRSVWTAGDDLKIYAKAIDPKMTPQQGLSNYQTNAYKEITYAPMASKGELSPYRDLNVYTDTHRSLTSYEMGIHRKPCCNCFCHIPSLYYTLVPEVESHRPSVIMVPAKRDDMILDAPSQMESMTQRFLAQNLQLTKDQKQTGMMDESDSSDDDEDDNEERYFRVNIDGTVARFKLTKEDWEKIPINTFPSGGRLLSGDWTRIFLNKVKESNPWCSLRFKNNHVRSENSRKIHSAVFFRGGAECKRPECNVKVRFVIHKEMGKHVDVTYVGNVCHSTNPGGSDVASGRKRRQARFARGRTNAQE, from the exons ATGATGTATTCACTTCATGACATCACCACAGCCAGTCGAAAAAGGGAGCGCGTATCAGGAGATGATGGAGTCGATGAAGATCATGAGACTGCCAGTAATCATTCCGATGACCAGATGGACAGAATGTCCGAGGAATATCCTctagaaaacaacaacatcattaacataaaagACAGAGAGCATAAGTTTGACAACGAGAGGATCACAGCGACCAGCGAAGAGCCGAGTCATTTCAACGACATATCCATTAGCCGACGAAGTGGTACGTCTTCTTCACTGACAGCTGTTGAAAATACTTCTGCTAGGCAAGCACATGCCTTTGGGACAAGATCCACAGAAGGAGATAGCATAAATGGACAGCCAACTGCTTCTGTGTACAGAAATGGTCTTGAACCTTTGCCTAATTCAGAGAACGACCGGAAGGTTAATGCGAGGATTAATGAACCGAGAAGAAGCCCCCAGGAGAATTTCAATCCCGAAAGAGAGCGAGAGGCTACGTATCGCACTGTGTGGATTGCAGGGAATGACCAAAAAATTATCCAGTCACCAGCGACCCCTCAGCATGTTACACTCGATGGTCAAAATGAATCGTTCTATCGTTCTGTGTGGACCGCAGGAGACGACCTGAAGATTTACGCCAAGGCCATTGATCCAAAAATGACTCCTCAACAGGGATTGTCCAATTATCAGACAAATGCTTACAAGGAAATAACTTATGCTCCCATGGCATCCAAAGGAGAACTTTCACCTTACCGAGACTTAAATGTATACACTGATACCCACAGATCCTTGACTTCGTATGAGATGGGCATCCACCGAAAACCCTGCTGTAACTGCTTCTGTCATATTCCGTCTTTATATTATACTCTTGTGCCCGAAGTAGAAAGTCATCGGCCGTCTGTTATTATGGTTCCTGCCAAAAGAGATGACATGATACTAGACGCGCCGTCACAG ATGGAATCAATGACGCAAAGGTTTCTTGCACAAAACTTGCAGCTAACGAAGGATCAGAAGCAAACAGGAATGATG GACGAATCAGATTCATCCGACGATGACGAGGATGATAACGAAGAGAGGTATTTTCGGGTAAATATCGATGGAACTGTAGCAAGATTTAAGCTAACGAAAGAAGACTGGGAAAAAATTCCTATCAACACTTTCCCGAGCGGCGGCCGACTGCTTAGCGGAGACTGGACTCGAATTTTTCTAAACAAGGTAAAGGAAAGTAACCCATGGTGCAGTTTGCGCTTCAAGAACAATCACGTGAGATCAGAAAATTCCCGCAAAATCCATTCAGCGGTGTTCTTCAGAGGAGGTGCGGAGTGCAAGCGCCCAGAATGCAACGTGAAAGTGCGATTTGTTATCCACAAAGAGATGGGAAAACACGTCGATGTAACGTATGTGGGTAACGTGTGTCATAGCACAAACCCTGGCGGCAGTGACGTAGCAAGCGGGAGGAAAAGACGACAGGCACGCTTTGCACGGGGGCGCACAAATGCACAAGAGTGA
- the LOC141877963 gene encoding uncharacterized protein LOC141877963 has product MENMGSSKETAEDLFFKFMDAEDCPEITQTFSRLLKLTGIKANNSREFYTLLKGKLQTWRCKSLWEQLDCRANQKEYGKGKICEDNQVMIIGAGPIGLRTAIEIALLGAQVVIVEKRESFVRNNVLHLWPFLLTDFRSLGAKKFYGKFCSGSIDHISIRRLQAILLKCALIFGAKLYTGVTFEHVIEPNSPEDGWKSKLSPDNHPLNTFEFDVLIGADGKKNVLPGFQQIEMRGTLAIGITANFVNHGTEEEANVEEISGIAYQFNPQFFDTLLAEKGIKLENIVYYKDETHYFVMTAGKASLIKRGALKQDLGQPAKLLAPSNIDSSKLLEYVTDVVKYATKGTLRNLELKKVKNNQPDIAAFDFTSIKKAEHAARIIERKGSKLLVGLVGDSLLEPFWPTGSGCARGVLSALDAAWMIRSFAQDKPPLQILSERENIYRLLSGTSAENLQKDPAKYTINPSSRYLHITHKKVREVYHLFDTDDAVNADFSLGSPATDVNDKASRRRRISTGAKLTSAKGRKRSQTNNQLTAEARTSRFRSTSGSSLENLDEHKPLSVSRSVPLDHRKKSNAVAVLSSAGSDEEFLDSKSRRVPRNVAMTSPLTVRDRSSTVGGSNEARNRKRKKSTTKEKLETRKSDPTRRKKSFFAFGRTKSKHSANEQSDHQSDKGSNLVRAKHDEEHHAIGSREDSSKTKPAGPFSRSQYTRRSTREIVKEMEARSKGQAMGNNAANNERVSGKMPESNSREKNDDIKNRDDFERRELRERPKTKKEDQKKRQKEDEKKRKEKERRRKEEEKKKLEEGKQREKEERKKREEEKRRFEEDKKMVEEEERARKKMENEVKKREQANNMLNKKAQTTPINKKFKKQALLDEIAKISPSAKRAIPVISKLSPDKESEKSQEVNVATAVGEAAVILMATPLLIDRVVSTQNLNRKGSWITKGSSRVRDVVQRYNTLNDMKPLVKSMNGDVTPLRKPRELVDGAANEKPKQFNIDETVKAEIKGSPERNCKDSFDATTPTPPSQKKKILQMKKDGNHLVSSPSLERLKFKLLDSQDEIQSPASNKDGESPKKTEKRRLDFNSPIWQETPLVALMKENKEQVNEEVSVDDKSEGETTSTVDSNCLQKEAGSMISPKTEPTIATENSEGTSGKNREDSGNATMNWKITRKDVQSTKMTQERRRSSMQPIEKLEDKLRNLINSTATQKAWDSIKYMISLFKQIQKNPKEEKFHRIFKGRPKFRKHVWAIRNAKLFMTTSGWTEVGRFLIFPLSKSTEQPLLMLHKYLGIVDEKRPQDNNSTAMEKGLCFQTRASSDLAEKITELKQALTSSRSSSYKERRLSLERNTKLLRFRRTMSVDEVNISTRAEEKFASSSKSVDSKNKENEGQKIEDHSLKGEKGPQRNTNLRRCVSENVLLTSLEGGGYCAVTSPIIRRFSQRRVVEQEAVYDLEMENPIDVNISSVANSVENAQKASSLPDIGSAENSKIKSPATKRNTVRSRSENALKEADKLSSVLDNILDTLGGSSDSERETDSEKEMTKATKEARVPRGRAADQFKDDAELDTLSKTLDLIIQDNTSESESSENVGDLNANEQRDKLRKRRDDAKCSLKPPVHPGRRSTKHLERTKSFDKSKQASLVDGNIDRERLSNLKSVDVSSVTSNRRSRQKLSTQTSQLKTVSRSPVKTRAQRQREMKNSRSVLGTPNRNQVISKKHDSVATAKRPVSKGKSVDVNRHRTRREALVKSKSVGNQRNETKGTEPRRKRFSSRSSNSEDDMKAVKSDEAETKHAQQCEKEENRVVMASNEGNKESRLETPKETGEQPDETEQDRRKVDVDHNELKNGQVAFAEQDQTESFSHPAVSTTGREQEAVAQDDSIKDVKEQNSDETFYAERDEVNATQRENLDEIVELSNEIQFHFPESAPPQPKEIVCLNTHGNSDDEIVKQCLSISEPVPEIDQDNLLIHNDSTDFHVKENGTSNEIDNRLTESYSQTAQSDGRKMTLLDIGKQQSRERLARKNGPVTQLTLEERKQLILGSVDSTPKAKPASKRRSILQIKNRNEGNLVKNKKDVFENASHTSAAVTNSSLGKSEKRRYFRFHGREKKSFEFSHEHLGSVPEDNEGDLGERINEMAPSKGTQAVLELSGATADSAKTLNDFDDEEAEKNDERENTRSSLNRSPFQFRFRTRRRGFYDLKKRANATGIGSVEKRSVEYASDC; this is encoded by the exons GAATATGGCAAGGGAAAAATATGCGAGGACAATCAAGTTATGATAATTGGCGCTGGTCCCATCGGTTTGAGGACAGCCATAGAAATTGCTTTGCTCGGTGCTCAAGTTGTAATTGTCGAGAAACGAGAATCATTTGTACGGAATAATGTTTTGCATTTGTGGCCTTTTCTTCTCACCGACTTTCGTTCGCTCGGAGCGAAAAAGTTCTACGGAAAGTTTTGTTCTGGTTCCATCGACCATATTA GCATTCGTCGACTTCAAGCCATCCTTCTCAAATGCGCGCTCATTTTTGGCGCCAAGTTGTATACTGGCGTCACGTTTGAACACGTCATCGAGCCGAATTCACCGGAGGACGGATGGAAGAGCAAACTTTCCCCTGACAACCACCCCTTgaatacatttgaatttgatgtgcTTATTGGAGctgatggaaagaaaaatgttctCCCTGGATTTCAACAGATTGAAATGAGAG GCACACTCGCTATTGGAATTACAGCCAACTTTGTCAACCATGGGACAGAAGAAGAAGCTAACGTAGAGGAAATCTCTGGAATCGCTTATCAGTTTAACCCGCAATTTTTTGACACCCTGTTGGCTGAGAAAGGAATCAAGCTAGAGAATATTGTTTACTACAAAGACGAAACACATTACTTTGTAATGACAGCAGGGAAGGCAAGCTTGATAAAGAGAGGCGCACTCAAACAG GACTTAGGTCAACCCGCCAAACTACTCGCCCCTTCTAACATCGACTCCTCGAAGCTATTGGAATATGTAACTGACGTAGTCAAATATGCCACGAAAGGAACTCTGAGGAACTTGGAGCTGAAAAAGGTCAAAAACAACCAACCTGACATAGCCGCGTTCGACTTCACATCCATCAAGAAAGCGGAACACGCTGCTAGAATtatagaaagaaaaggaagtaAACTCTTAGTGGGGCTTGTTGGAGACAGCTTACTGGAG CCGTTTTGGCCCACGGGATCAGGTTGTGCCCGCGGTGTGCTGAGCGCTTTGGATGCGGCCTGGATGATCCGGTCATTTGCGCAGGACAAACCGCCGCTTCAAATTCTCAGTGAACGGGAGAACATTTATCGGCTTCTGTCAGGCACCAGTGCAGAAAATCTACAAAAAGACCCTGCTAAATATACCATCAATCCAAGCAGTCGCTATCTGCATATCACACATAAAAAGGTCCGTGAAGTTTACCATCTTTTTGATACTGATGATGCTGTTAACGCTGACTTCAGTCTTGGCAGCCCAGCGACAGATGTTAATGACAAAG CGAGTCGCCGAAGGAGGATCAGCACTGGTGCTAAGCTTACTTCGGCTAAAGGTCGCAAGCGTAgccaaacaaacaatcaactTACCGCAGAAGCTAGGACGAGTAGATTTAGATCTACGTCAGGTTCCAGCTTAGAAAATTTGGATGAACACAAACCACTGAGCGTTTCTCGGTCCGTGCCACTGGACCACCGAAAGAAATCGAACGCGGTCGCAGTGTTGAGTTCAGCGGGAAGCGATGAAGAATTCCTCGACTCAAAATCGAGACGAGTACCGCGAAATGTAGCTATGACAAGCCCGTTGACAGTTCGAGATAGGAGTTCTACTGTGGGAGGTTCCAACGAAGCGCGCAAtaggaagaggaagaaatcaacaacaaaagagaagctggaaacaagaaaaagcgACCCCACgcgaagaaagaaaagtttctTTGCTTTCGGGAGGACTAAATCGAAGCACAGTGCAAACGAACAATCTGATCACCAGTCTGACAAGGGTAGCAATTTGGTAAGGGCGAAACACGACGAGGAGCATCATGCTATTGGTTCTCGTGAAGACTCGTCCAAGACGAAACCCGCGGGACCATTTTCTCGGTCGCAGTACACCCGTAGATCAACTCGGGAAATTGTGAAAGAAATGGAGGCCAGATCGAAAGGACAAGCAATGGGTAATAATGCCGCTAATAATGAAAGGGTTTCAGGAAAAATGCCGGAGTCAAACAGCCGCGAAAAGAATGATGACATCAAAAATAGGGATGACTTCGAAAGAAGAGAGTTAAGAGAAAGGCcgaagacaaaaaaagaagaccagaaaaagagacaaaaagaggacgaaaagaagagaaaggaaaaagaacgaagaagaaaggaagaagagaaaaagaaactggaagaaggaaaacaaagggaaaaggaagaaaggaaaaagagagaagaagagaaaagacGATTTGAAGAGGACAAGAAAATGGTTGAGGAGGAAGAGAGAGCCAGGAAGAAAATGGAGAATGAAGTAAAGAAACGAGAGCAAGCCAACAATATGCTTAACAAGAAAGCACAAACCACACCCATTAATAAGAAGTTTAAGAAGCAAGCGCTGCTGGACGAAATTGCCAA GATATCACCATCAGCCAAACGGGCCATTCCTGTCATTTCCAAGCTCAGTCCAGACAAAGAAAGCGAAAAGTCTCAAGAAGTCAATGTGGCGACAGCTGTTGGCGAAGCCGCAGTGATCCTCATGGCAACGCCACTTCTGATTGACAGAGTGGTGTCAACGCAAAACTTGAATAGAAAAGGATCTTGG ATCACCAAAGGTTCTAGTCGAGTTCGAGACGTTGTCCAGCGCTATAACACGTTGAACGACATGAAACCGCTGGTAAAGTCAATGAATGGAGATGTGACGCCGCTAAGAAAACCTCGGGAACT TGTTGATGGAGCCGCCAACGAAAAACCTAAGCAGTTTAACATTGACGAGACCGTGAAGGCTGAAATCAAGGGGAGTCCTGAGAGGAATTGTAAAGACTCGTTTGACGCTACGACGCCAACACCACcatcacagaaaaaaaagatcctGCAGATGAAGAAAGATGGAAACCATTTGGTTTCTTCGCCGTCTTTGGAAAGGCTGAAATTTAAG CTTCTTGATTCTCAAGACGAGATTCAGTCACCGGCCTCCAATAAAGATGGCGAATCGCCGAAGAAGACGGAAAAAAGAAGATTGGACTTCAATTCTCCTATATGGCAAGAAACCCCGCTCGTTGccttaatgaaagaaaacaaagaacaggTGAACGAAGAG GTTTCCGTGGACGACAAATCTGAAGGAGAGACCACATCAACTGTGGACAGTAACTGTCTTCAAAAAGAAGCTGGATCCATGATTTCACCAAAGACAGAACCCACTATTGCCACAGAAAACTCGGAAGGAACAAGCGGCAAGAACAGAGAAGATTCTGGTAACGCAACCATGAATTGGAAG ATAACAAGGAAGGATGTTCAGTCGACGAAAATGACTCAGGAGAGACGCCGATCTTCCATGCAACCAATCGAAAAATTGGAAGACAAACTGAGAAACCTGATAAACAGCACAGCAACTCAGAAGGCCTGGGACTCAATTAAATACATGATTTCCTTATTCAA GCAAATTCAGAAGAatccaaaagaagaaaagttcCACAGGATATTTAAAGGAAGACCGAAGTTTAGAAAGCACGTGTGGGCAATAAGAAACGCCAAATTATTCATGACAACAAGCGGATGGACCGAG gttgGTAGGTTTCTCATCTTTCCATTGTCAAAGAGCACAGAGCAGCCATTACTGATGTTACACAAGTATCTTGG CATCGTGGATGAGAAAAGACCGCAAGATAACAATAGCACAGCAATGGAGAAAGGTTTATGTTTTCAAACAAGAGCCTCATCAGACCTGGCAGAAAAAATAACGGAGCTGAAACAAGCTTTAACTTCGTCTCGTTCCAGTTCTTACAAGGAGAGAAGGTTAAGTTTAGAGAGGAACACAAAGTTATTGCGTTTTCGAAGGACTATGTCTGTGGATGAAGTTAATATATCGACCAGAGCAGAAGAGAAATTTGCTTCTTCATCGAAAAGTGTCGATTctaagaacaaagaaaacgaaggGCAGAAAATCGAGGACCATTCCTTGAAAGGAGAGAAGGGTCCACAAAGAAACACCAATCTACGTCGTTGTGTGAGTGAGAACGTTCTGTTGACTTCGCTTGAAGGCGGTGGCTACTGTGCAGTCACTTCACCGATCATCAGGAGATTCTCTCAGCGACGAGTTGTTGAACAAGAAGCAGTTTACGATCTCGAAATGGAAAACCCCATCGACGTAAACATTTCTTCTGTTGCTAACTCAGTGGAAAATGCGCAAAAAGCGAGTTCGTTACCAGACATTGGGTCTGCTGAAAATTCCAAGATTAAATCACCAGCAACGAAGCGGAATACAGTCCGTTCACGTAGCGAGAATGCTTTGAAGGAAGCAGATAAGTTGTCTTCCGTTCTGGACAATATCTTGGACACCTTGGGTGGCTCGAGTGATTCAGAAAGAGAAACGGATTCAGAGAAAGAGATGACGAAAGCAACCAAAGAGGCGCGTGTTCCGCGAGGAAGGGCCGCTGATCAATTTAAGGACGACGCCGAGTTGGACACTTTGAGCAAAACACTGGACTTGATAATCCAAGACAACACTAGCGAATCAGAATCGTCTGAAAATGTTGGCGACTTGAACGCAAATGAACAGCGTGATAAACTTCGAAAACGAAGAGACGACGCCAAGTGCTCTCTTAAACCTCCAGTGCATCCTGGCAGAAGATCTACAAAGCATTTAGAAAGAACTAAAAGTTTTGACAAATCCAAACAAGCCTCTTTGGTCGATGGTAATATAGACCGTGAAAGACTTAGTAATTTAAAAAGTGTCGATGTCTCTTCTGTAACAAGTAACAGAAGATCTCGACAAAAACTTTCTACGCAAACGTCGCAACTTAAAACTGTTTCAAGAAGTCCGGTCAAGACTCGTGCACAGCGCCAAAGGGAGATGAAGAACAGTCGTTCAGTTCTAGGAACGCCAAACCGAAATCaagttatttcaaaaaaacacGATTCTGTTGCCACTGCTAAACGTCCagtttcaaaaggaaaaagtgtTGATGTGAACAGACACAGAACAAGGCGTGAAGCGCTGGTGAAATCCAAGAGCGTAGGAAATCAAAGAAACGAAACCAAAGGGACGGAACCAAGACGGAAGAGGTTCAGTTCACGATCATCAAACAGTGAAGATGATATGAAGGCGGTGAAGTCTGATGAAGCCGAAACTAAACACGCCCAGCAGTgtgaaaaagaagagaacAGAGTAGTCATGGCATCTAATGAAGGAAACAAGGAGAGTAGGCTGGAGACTCCAAAAGAAACTGGTGAACAACCCGATGAAACTGAACAAGATCGGAGGAAAGTTGACGTTGATCATAATGAGCTTAAAAATGGACAAGTCGCTTTTGCGGAGCAAGATCAAACCGAGAGCTTCAGCCATCCTGCCGTAAGTACGACAGGGCGGGAACAAGAGGCTGTGGCTCAAGATGACAGCATTAAAGAtgtaaaagaacaaaattctGACGAAACATTTTATGCAGAGCGAGACGAAGTTAATGCCACTCAGCGGGAGAACCTTGATGAAATCGTCGAGTTATCGAATGAAATCCAGTTTCATTTTCCTGAAAGTGCCCCACCTCAGCCAAAGGAGATCGTTTGCTTGAACACTCACGGCAACAGCGACGACGAAATAGTAAAACAGTGTCTGTCCATCTCGGAGCCTGTTCCTGAGATCGATCAAGACAATCTGCTGATACACAATGACAGCACAGATTTTCATGTAAAAGAAAACGGGACTTCAAATGAGATAGATAACCGTCTTACCGAATCGTATTCTCAAACGGCACAGTCTGACGGCCGTAAAATGACACTTCTGGACATTGGCAAGCAGCAATCCCGAGAGAGATTAGCCAGAAAAAATGGACCAGTAACTCAGCTTACGCTTGAAGAGCGTAAACAGTTGATACTGGGATCGGTTGATTCAACGCCTAAAGCAAAGCCTGCAAGCAAGAGGAGAAGCATTCTACAAATTAAGAATCGAAATGAAGGCAATCTCGTTAAGAACAAGAAAGACGTATTCGAAAACGCGTCACACACATCAGCCGCTGTAACGAACAGTTCCTTAGGCAAGTCAGAAAAACGTCGGTATTTTCGATTCCATGGacgggaaaaaaaatctttcgAGTTTTCTCATGAGCATTTAGGTTCAGTTCCCGAGGATAACGAAGGAGATCTGGGAGAGAGGATAAACGAAATGGCTCCATCGAAAGGAACTCAAGCCGTTCTCGAACTGAGTGGAGCTACAGCAGACTCAGCCAAAACGTTGAATGACTTTGATGACGAGGAAGCTGAAAAAAACGACGAGAGAGAAAATACTCGATCCTCCCTCAACAGAAGCCCATTTCAGTTTCGTTTCCGCACAAGACGGCGAGGTTTCTATGATTTGAAGAAGAGGGCGAATGCAACTGGAATAGGATCTGTGGAGAAGAGATCAGTGGAATATGCAAGTGACTGTTGA